Below is a genomic region from Sphaeramia orbicularis chromosome 6, fSphaOr1.1, whole genome shotgun sequence.
CACTTGATGCGTGAAGCGGAACAAATACGCGGGTGCACTTTCTAGTCGGACCCGTTAGAGCGTAACACCGCCTCCTGCAGATTGAAGTGGAGGTTCTTAGCGGGGATGACAGGAGGCGGTAACATGACACTGTGGTGGGTTTTGTTGCGCTCACATCGGTTATTTGATTGATGTATTAGCAGATTAAAATGAGCCAAGTCTGTATAAAaaggttttcattattttctagtCGCCATTTTCGCTAAAACAGTAAATGTTAGGCCTGAGGAACGGAACTGATAGCCGCTGAATGGGTTAAGCTAGCTGATTGACTTCACAGGAAAGAAGCAGAAACTGACATGGAAGACAGCGATGGAGAGGACACTATGGAAACACCTGAGCTGCCACTGGAGGTAAGTTGGGAAGAAAAACTATAGAAAGCAACAAAACTATACTCTGAGTCTGATTTAAGGAACTGTAAGATTGGGGTTTTTACATGTAAGCTTGTGTGACAGATTCCAGTCATAGTGGAAGTAGTGGTGTTTCCTGTCAACTAACCACGTGAcacaaatcaaagtttatttctatagcactttacaacaacataacaaagccctgtgtgctttacatctaaaagcacaCAGGGCTTCAGTTAAACAGTGTGTGACAGCATTAAAAGTCTATTAAATGCTGTCAGACATTGAGATCTAATACTGTGTTTGTGTCTCTAATCGTAGATCATAGTTTATATCCTGAGCTTCCTTCATGCCTCAGACAGGAAGGAGGCTTCACTTGTATGCCGCAGCTGGTACAATGCCAGCCAGGATCTACGCTTTCAGGTCCTAAGAATGATTTATTTTCTTAGCAgatgcagatagatagatatctgTGTGTTGGAGAGCAGTTTCTAAACATACATTTTCTACTGTGTTGTGTGTCTCTTCGTGTAGAGGAACATCACTTTCTGCTTCCCGGCTTCGGCTTCATCTGTGGAGCTGATCAGAAGTCTGGGCAGAAAGTCACGCTGCAGTCTGATTATCAGCCAGCTCGATGGGTTCAGTATGTCCAGATCCCTGCTGTTTGAGGTGCAGCACACACTTATGATCAAAACATATCACTAGGTTGGAATTTCACTGCATTGTTTCAATTAAAAGCATGAAATTATCAGTGTAGATAGTGAAgtttttctgtgtcaaatgtgaaTATATGCTGTACTAAACCGGTTGTTGTAAAACATTACAACGACTGTCATGTGAAGACCCAGTTAGCCTAGTTTTAATtagatctgtttttttcttcaaatgatcACACGCTTCTTTATGGCTTCAGAGAGCATAACCATCTCCAGGGCATATGAAAGCCCTTTGATAAAGTTCTGTGAAGTAGCCTGAGCTCATTCCAGTTTGTTCATCTCTGAGCAGACACTGCCATAAGGACAGGAGTGGAGTTTCTCCTCTTGAAAGGCTAACATTGTAAGATAAACAGGGGAGCAGATGGTTGGAAATGTTCCCTAGCTTATATTTTCCAGTCTTGTATTTGCATGCAGAGCTTATCATTTTAATTTCCTGTTCAACTGGCCAGGCTCTGGTCCAAAGTTCAGAGCAGCTGCACCAGGAGCGAGTGACGTTGCTTTTACCGACCCTGATAATTTATTGTGTTTCTTTGAGAGTGAACATACAAACACTGAATTTCCCACAAGAATAAAACCCCACCTATTAACACAAACTAGGTTTATTTGAAGACATGAGTAATACTACACTGCCTTTATGTATTGTATTTTCCAGGAAATAAAATTCTTCCagcattttccaattttttttttttccaaatcaaattattttttaaaaaactattattttcatatatttaaccaggaaatgactcgttgagattaaaaatcacttttgcaagagtgtcctggccaagacggctgatttcatccatacatccgcactaaaaatgttcacaaaacccagttctaaaaccatacttAAATCACTAAACTAAAACCATACATATAAAATACCATCAATAATGTAAAAGCTACTGAAAGTAcccaacaatgttccttaaaagcatccaaagcagaacctgattcggtcagttagaaaaacatctacatctggATTTCCTCTGTCATCTTCCCTCCTCAGGTGGGTCTGTGTCTGGGCTCTAAGCTGGACAGTCTGGCCCTTCCTGGCAGCAGCATAACGGAGGCCTCACTGCTGGGCCTCCTGCCTCGCCTCACGTCCCTCCGCAGGCTGGACCTCCGGGGTCTGGACAGCCTCTTCATGTCTGGAGCGTTTCTGTCCAGGGAGGAGCACCGGCAGCAGGTAGTGCACTGTATATCGACCGAGCCTTCGCTGCAGCTGCCCCCACCgtatggaactcactcccacaaaacatcaggaactcagactcaatacaaaacttcaaatcactactcaaaactcacctgttcaaacttgcattttcttgagcctctttcttttctctctgttctctttgttttgattgtttgtgaagcatctttgagtgtccaaaaaagtgctatataagtgtgatgtattattatttattattattattattattatatcagggGTCCTCAAACTCTTAGGGGCCAGGAACCCCTTACAGAGGGGGATAAGCAAATGGTCGTCATATGTTTTTGTACTAGCTGAGTTCATTCAATACCTTCAGCTTGTTTAATGATTAAAAAGTCAGTTAAATCATCAGTTAGGGGCAGGTGTGTTATGCAAATACATGCAGACCCAGCAATGACGGAGTTTTACAAATGCTGTGTCAACAGGATAGACAGGAACTGAAACAGAAAGATGatttgaattgaaaaaaaaacaaaaacataatgccTAATTGAcaatttttgcatgttttatattttcatcttttttattgtATGCCATTTTTGCTTTAAGCCTTTGCAGTGTATTCattatgtgtttttaatcatttttgtctttggtcttttttatcttgtttttatcttgtctgtAATGCCATTACCCTCACCCCTGCAAAGGCAGTAGAATTAGATGCTTTTATTCCACTTTTCACATTATTGAGCTTGTCTGTCTGCTACTCAAAATATCAGCATCTCACATGTTGGTCCTCCTTGAACACAATTCagattctagatttttttctcCTATTCATCAGAGTGGTGGATATGATGCAGAGGGGTGGGGCCTGGGTCTCCACTCTGATTGTCTAGTTTTAGTCTTCTTTATGTCTTAATGTTAAGAATTGTTTAAAACCTCAAATAACTTGAAAGAATTAATGTCATCACATTTATCATGATTATTTTCAGTCAGCTGGTTGGCGTATGATTACAGTTTGTCAGGGTTTTTCCACCTGTAGCACTGGTTCACAAtcttggtctgtttttttttttttttttttttttcaggtgaggTCTGCTCTGTCTGGTCTGGAGCAGCTGGACCTGTCTGATCTTAGGTACCTCTCCGACCTCACCTTTAACCGACTCACCAGCTGCACTCCCCGTCTCCGCCGCCTCTCGCTGGCCGGCTGCCACATAGCTTTCGAGTTTGATCCGTACCGAGGCTGCCCCGTGGGAGCCGTTGAGGACTCATCAGCATTGCTATCGTTGAGGAATTTGCGCAAGCTGCTAACGGAGCAAAAATCCACCCTTGTAGCGCTTGACCTCAGCAGAACCTCCATCACACCGGAGTCACTGCGAACTGTTGCACAGGTGGGTATATTCAAACTCAGGATTGGAATTCTcttattacaggggttggacaaaataatggaaacaccttcacctcaagatgataatgccccaatccatacagctaaaattgttaaagaatggcatgaggaacattctaatgaagttgagcatctcgtatggccggcacagaccccagacctcaacattattgagcatttatggtcagttttagagattcaagtaagacgtcgatttccaccgccatcgtctctaaaagagttggagggtattctaactgaagaatggcttaaaattcctttggaaacaattcacaagttgtatgaatcaatacctcggagaattgaggctgtaattgccgcaaaaggcggacctacaccatattaaattatattttgttgattttttaaggtgtttccattattttgtccaacccctgtatcttcgGGCAGATTTTCTGAGCGATTTTTGCATCCTCTGATAGACACAGTTTGATCACAGTTCTTCATGTTGTGTGTGTTGCAGGTTCCGGGTCTGGTCTTGGAGGAGCTGTATCTGCATGGCTGTAAAGAACTGACCGACTACTCTGTGGAGATTCTGGTGAAGCATCAGCCAAATCTTCAGAGACTGGACATCAGTGCCTGCACAGAGCTGACCAGCAGGGCGGTGGTGTCCATAGCACAAGGCCTCAAGTCATTGATGTACCTGTCCTTGTCGGGGAACTGGAGGGTTACAGAGAAAGGTAAGAAAAGACAGGGTTTTCTGTGCTTTATCATGGACTGATTGCATTTAGAACTACTGTAACACAACATGTTCCTAATAGGATACACTGTGTTAAAACAAGAGTGGTGTCTGAAGAACTCAACATAAGTTTCACCATTCAGTAATTTACAACCAGTGTTGGAGATTAAAACACATCTGttctttttggctttttttgagTTAAAGGTTATTTTTACTTATAAAATGAAAAATCAGAACCCCTAGTACCGGTCAGGGATTGAGTTGGGACCATCCCCAGGACACACAGTTCCACCAAAAACTTGACTTTCTGTAACGTCATTTTttattctttacatttttttatttatttatttttttttggtttagtttgacttagtttagttttattttgtggaactgaatagtttttgtttagttttttatttcattttagtattTCAGGTTTTATGAGGAAAGTTCTTATTAAGTCAAAAAAGACGAGATGAAACAACAGATAAGATTAAAAATGATTGTGATTTACAAAACCGAGTTTATTAAAGGTGCCAttagaggaaaaaatgaaaagcaagctaatatttaattcatttaaatTTGTTTTATATTGCTTAgtgactgttttgttgttttttttttctgaataatttctattaaaagaaatgtaattcttagttttagtttaagtcTACTGATTGTCATTAGTCTTTTCACTATAGACTCTTTTTCTTATACTGTTGGACCTATATCATTGCCACTAAATACTGTAAATCTGTCCATTGATGAAGTTGAATAATGTAAATTttgtaattgacaaaaaaatacagttgTGTTGCAAAATAAGGCTCAGGTGCTGCAGCCAAGTCTTATAATAGTAGGAAAACTCGTCCTGACAGGATGGTAAGTAGTGGACTGTACAGGGTTTTAGTGTGACCCCCTCCCTGCTGAATAAAATCCCCACCTCTTGTCAAGATCATAATCTCGATCATCTGCACCTCCTCTAATGCTGGTTTATGTCGGTCTGCAGGCCTGACTGATCTGCTGTCTGTGCCGTCCCTGAGGAGTCTGGATCTGTCCGAGTGTCTGCACGTCAGCGGCACAGAGATGGTTAAAGGTTTGCAGACGGGATGCGACGCTGGCCGAGCGCCGCTGGAGACGCTCAACCTCAAGAGCTGCACGTACATCAGGGTCCGTCTGTGTCTGTTTTGACTGGTTTAATCATGTTGGTgttgctctcattggttgatgttttgtgacgctgcgctctcattggctgccgttctgtgacgctgcgctctcattggccggcgttttgtgacgctttgctctcattggttgatgttctgtgacactttGTTCTCATTGGccgatgttctgtgatgctgcgctctgattggctgccgttctgtgacgctgcgctctcattggctgattttttgtgacgctgcgctctcattggccggcgttttgtgacgctttgctctcattggttgatgttctgtgacgctttgctctcattggttgatgttttGTGACGCTTTGATGTtctaacacgctgacacgccacaacacacttattacacgtttataacacgctgacatgccacaaaacactaattacacgtttataacatgctgacatgccacaacacacatattacatgtttataacacgctgatatGCCACAACACacatattacacgtttataacacgctgacacgccacaacacacatattacacgtttatgacatgtttataacacgctgacacgccacaacacacatattacacgtttataacatgtttaacacgctgacacgccacaacacactaattacacgtttataacacgctgacatgccacaacgcacttattacacgtttataacatgtttataacacgctgacacgccacaacacactaattacacgtttataacacgtttataacacgtttaaaaGATGCTGAcgcgccacaacacacttattacacgtttataacacgctgacacgccacaacacacttattacacatttataacacgctgacacgccacaacacacttattacacgtttataacacgtttataacacgctgacacgccacaacacactaattacacgtttataacacgctgacatgccacaacacacttattacacgtttataacacgctgacacgccacaacacacttattacacgtttataacatgctgacacgccacaacacacttattacacatttataacaggtttataacacgctgacacgctacaacacactaattacacgtttataacacgctgaaaagcCACAactcacttattacacgtttataacacgctgacattccacaacacacttattacacgtttataacatgctgaaacgccacaacacacttattacacgtttataacacgctgacatgccacaacacacttattacacgtttataacatgctgacacgccacaacacacttattacacgtttataacatgtttataacacgctgacacgccacaacacacatattacacgtttataacatgtttaacacgctgacacgccacaacacactaattacacgtttataacacgctgacatgccacaacgcacttattacacgtttataacatgtttataacacgctgacacgccacaacacactaattacacgtttataacacgctgacatgccacaacgcacttattacacgtttataacatgtttataacacgctgacacgccacaacacactaattacacgtttataacacgtttataacacgtttaaaagatgctgacacgccacaacacacttattacacatttataacaggtttataacacgctgacacgctacaacacactaattacacgtttataacacgctgaaaagcCACAactcacttattacacgtttataacacgctgacattccacaacacacttattacacgtttataacatgctgaaacgccacaacacacttattacacgtttattacacgctgacatgccacaacacacttattacacgtttataacatgctgacacgccacaacacacttattacacgtttataacatgtttataacacgctgacacgccacaacacacatattacacgtttataacatgtttaacacgctgacacgccacaacacactaattacacgtttataacacgctgacatgccacaacgcacttattacacgtttataacatgtttataacacgctgacacgccacaacacactaattacacgtttataacacgctgacatgccacaacgcacttattacacgtttataacatgtttataacacgctgacacgccacaacacacatattacacgtttataacatgtttaacacg
It encodes:
- the fbxl9 gene encoding dynein regulatory complex subunit 6, producing MTGGGNMTLWKEAETDMEDSDGEDTMETPELPLEIIVYILSFLHASDRKEASLVCRSWYNASQDLRFQRNITFCFPASASSVELIRSLGRKSRCSLIISQLDGFSMSRSLLFEVGLCLGSKLDSLALPGSSITEASLLGLLPRLTSLRRLDLRGLDSLFMSGAFLSREEHRQQVRSALSGLEQLDLSDLRYLSDLTFNRLTSCTPRLRRLSLAGCHIAFEFDPYRGCPVGAVEDSSALLSLRNLRKLLTEQKSTLVALDLSRTSITPESLRTVAQVPGLVLEELYLHGCKELTDYSVEILVKHQPNLQRLDISACTELTSRAVVSIAQGLKSLMYLSLSGNWRVTEKGLTDLLSVPSLRSLDLSECLHVSGTEMVKGLQTGCDAGRAPLETLNLKSCTYIRDLAVFSLTQLLGDTLRELDLTSCVNVTDLSVRAIATYLHRLVVLRLGWCKEITDWGLLGMVVATQYKPDQETGDNGPTFTRTFGNMGFFKPPRLPFDERPKLVTQDDLEQFKQQEGASLLALNRLQELDLSACAKLTDSSITQVVCYPDLHRLSLSMLPDISDASLVSVASHCRSLTSLELSHCPQISDRGVAQAAPYLHRLQHLSLSCCSNITDRSLFLLAQHCKRLRTLDVSRCKNVSVTTVDLLQSQLPFLENIHYKFIGGADPTLTL